A region of Esox lucius isolate fEsoLuc1 chromosome 3, fEsoLuc1.pri, whole genome shotgun sequence DNA encodes the following proteins:
- the LOC105028929 gene encoding uncharacterized protein LOC105028929 isoform X2, giving the protein MLFLLPSGVFSTCSLLAEETEEAKSEDTDLLSCFASLGQPEGRRMGSHPLENVTNPNGSLMSQKLSALQSNSRPEPMVSARLERKRKKLSNCKCKTTPSLISAAGLTGTTDGIHKTSVSQDFSDPGLSSVQPPHPAFTVHSNEKLLPVTQSHVPCSLPVAWRPNPSQTNTAPTRATKHKPGRRRSLRGLKLAVKGTSLLSMRRKSRLQRRHNVKYQLGRKWRTLSFHFWASIVRAKREMRTRKLLMSIVTVKNAKAANAGERKGSQKLPEICEREVVSLDIGCNKPSLVSAAESQAKGSSDQKACPPVGTSAQCGNPGTEGVDCGVTSERRGVAPETNQAPLDTKRPPPLPLRSPWASRGICWETTRSLIYEFLHCFYVKYGSFIPLRKGDVLVHLNDKLNTDLTKWKPFISAEARELKAVVMRAPMPSFRVLYNKHTLGLEDLSTLDHQNWLNDQVMNMYGDLIMESAQHRVHFFNSFFHRQLMTKGYEGVRRWTRKVDLFSKSLLLVPIHLEIHWCLVTADTTTKRIHLYDSQGFDFKEAAENVLRYIMTEALEKKQPSFQSGWKIYLNELSVSPLGFCRVYHNRPMKTTVAFLS; this is encoded by the exons ATGTTGTTTCTCTTACCGTCTGGTGTGTTTAGTACTTGTAGCCTGTTGgctgaggagacagaggaggcaAAAAGTGAAGACACGGATTTGTTGTCTTGCTTTGCTTCATTGGGTCAACCTGAAGGAAGACGAATGGGGAGCCATCCCCTGGAGAATGTGACCAATCCAAACGGCTCACTCATGAGCCAAAAGCTCTCAGCTCTCCAATCAAACTCAAGACCAGAGCCGATGGTCTCGGCCCGCCTCGAGAGAAAACGTAAAAAACTCAGTAATTGCAAATGCAAAACGACGCCTTCTCTCATCTCCGCTGCGGGTCTCACTGGTACGACCGATGGAATCCACAAGACCTCTGTGTCTCAGGACTTTTCTGACCCGGGTCTGTCCTCTGTTCAGCCCCCTCATCCTGCATTCACCGTGCACAGCAATGAAAAGCTCCTCCCTGTCACACAGTCCCATGTCCCTTGCAGCCTGCCTGTGGCGTGGCGTCCCAACCCTTCCCAAACCAACACAGCCCCCACTAGAGCCACCAAGCACAAACCAGGCCGGCGAAGGAGCCTCCGCGGCCTAAAGCTCGCCGTCAAAGGAACCTCCCTTCTCTCCATGCGACGTAAAAGCCGGTTGCAGAGACGGCATAATGTCAAGTACCAGCTGGGGAGGAAGTGGCGGACACTCAGTTTTCACTTCTGGGCATCCATTGTCAGAGCTAAGAGAGAAATGAGAACCAGGAAGCTCCTGATGTCTATTGTGACAGTGAAGAATGCGAAAGCAGCGAACGCTGGGGAAAGAAAAGGAAGCCAGAAATTGCCAGAGATATGTGAGAGAGAAGTGGTCTCTTTGGACATTGGATGTAATAAACCAAGCCTTGTCAGCGCAGCGGAAAGCCAG GCGAAGGGGTCCTCCGACCAGAAAGCGTGTCCACCCGTGGGCACATCTGCCCAATGTGGCAACCCCGGCACGGAGGGCGTCGACTGTGGCGTAACCAGCGAACGGCGTGGCGTTGCCCCCGAAACAAACCAGGCCCCTTTGGATACAAAGCGACCGCCGCCGTTACCCCTTCGGAGCCCGTGGGCGTCCAGAGGCATCTGTTGGGAAACAACACGAAGCCTCATCTATG AGTTCCTTCACTGCTTTTACGTTAAGTATGGAAGCTTCATCCCACTGAGGAAGGGCGACGTATTGGTGCACCTTAACGATAAGCTAAACACGGACCTTACTAAGTG GAAGCCTTTCATCTCTGCAGAAGCAAGGGAGCTCAAGGCTGTGGTGATGCGTGCACCTATGCCCTCTTTCAGAGTGCTCTACAATAAGCACACCTTGGGCCTGGAGGACCTGTCTACACTGGACCACCAAAACTGGCTTAATGACCAG GTCATGAATATGTATGGAGATTTAATCATGGAGTCCGCACAGCACAGG GTCCATTTCTTCAACAGCTTCTTCCACCGACAGCTTATGACGAAAGGATATGAAGGTGTGAGGAGGTGGACCAGGAAG GTGGACCTGTTCTCCAAGTCTCTGCTGCTGGTGCCCATCCACCTGGAGATCCACTGGTGCCTGGTGACGGCCGACACAACCACCAAGAGGATCCACCTGTATGACTCCCAGGGCTTTGATTTCAAGGAGGCAGCTGAG AATGTGTTGCGTTACATAATGACAGAAGCATTGGAGAAGAAGCAACCCTCGTTTCAAAGTGGCTGGAAGATTTATTTAAACGAG CTGTCTGTTTCCCCATTGGGCTTTTGCAGAGTATACCACAACAGACCAATGAAAACGACTGTGGCGTTTTTGTCTTAG
- the LOC105028929 gene encoding uncharacterized protein LOC105028929 isoform X1: MLFLLPSGVFSTCSLLAEETEEAKSEDTDLLSCFASLGQPEGRRMGSHPLENVTNPNGSLMSQKLSALQSNSRPEPMVSARLERKRKKLSNCKCKTTPSLISAAGLTGTTDGIHKTSVSQDFSDPGLSSVQPPHPAFTVHSNEKLLPVTQSHVPCSLPVAWRPNPSQTNTAPTRATKHKPGRRRSLRGLKLAVKGTSLLSMRRKSRLQRRHNVKYQLGRKWRTLSFHFWASIVRAKREMRTRKLLMSIVTVKNAKAANAGERKGSQKLPEICEREVVSLDIGCNKPSLVSAAESQAKGSSDQKACPPVGTSAQCGNPGTEGVDCGVTSERRGVAPETNQAPLDTKRPPPLPLRSPWASRGICWETTRSLIYEFLHCFYVKYGSFIPLRKGDVLVHLNDKLNTDLTKWKPFISAEARELKAVVMRAPMPSFRVLYNKHTLGLEDLSTLDHQNWLNDQVMNMYGDLIMESAQHRVHFFNSFFHRQLMTKGYEGVRRWTRKVDLFSKSLLLVPIHLEIHWCLVTADTTTKRIHLYDSQGFDFKEAAENVLRYIMTEALEKKQPSFQSGWKIYLNESIPQQTNENDCGVFVLEYCRCLALGKPLHFSQGDIPRFRKRIYKELCECKLQD; the protein is encoded by the exons ATGTTGTTTCTCTTACCGTCTGGTGTGTTTAGTACTTGTAGCCTGTTGgctgaggagacagaggaggcaAAAAGTGAAGACACGGATTTGTTGTCTTGCTTTGCTTCATTGGGTCAACCTGAAGGAAGACGAATGGGGAGCCATCCCCTGGAGAATGTGACCAATCCAAACGGCTCACTCATGAGCCAAAAGCTCTCAGCTCTCCAATCAAACTCAAGACCAGAGCCGATGGTCTCGGCCCGCCTCGAGAGAAAACGTAAAAAACTCAGTAATTGCAAATGCAAAACGACGCCTTCTCTCATCTCCGCTGCGGGTCTCACTGGTACGACCGATGGAATCCACAAGACCTCTGTGTCTCAGGACTTTTCTGACCCGGGTCTGTCCTCTGTTCAGCCCCCTCATCCTGCATTCACCGTGCACAGCAATGAAAAGCTCCTCCCTGTCACACAGTCCCATGTCCCTTGCAGCCTGCCTGTGGCGTGGCGTCCCAACCCTTCCCAAACCAACACAGCCCCCACTAGAGCCACCAAGCACAAACCAGGCCGGCGAAGGAGCCTCCGCGGCCTAAAGCTCGCCGTCAAAGGAACCTCCCTTCTCTCCATGCGACGTAAAAGCCGGTTGCAGAGACGGCATAATGTCAAGTACCAGCTGGGGAGGAAGTGGCGGACACTCAGTTTTCACTTCTGGGCATCCATTGTCAGAGCTAAGAGAGAAATGAGAACCAGGAAGCTCCTGATGTCTATTGTGACAGTGAAGAATGCGAAAGCAGCGAACGCTGGGGAAAGAAAAGGAAGCCAGAAATTGCCAGAGATATGTGAGAGAGAAGTGGTCTCTTTGGACATTGGATGTAATAAACCAAGCCTTGTCAGCGCAGCGGAAAGCCAG GCGAAGGGGTCCTCCGACCAGAAAGCGTGTCCACCCGTGGGCACATCTGCCCAATGTGGCAACCCCGGCACGGAGGGCGTCGACTGTGGCGTAACCAGCGAACGGCGTGGCGTTGCCCCCGAAACAAACCAGGCCCCTTTGGATACAAAGCGACCGCCGCCGTTACCCCTTCGGAGCCCGTGGGCGTCCAGAGGCATCTGTTGGGAAACAACACGAAGCCTCATCTATG AGTTCCTTCACTGCTTTTACGTTAAGTATGGAAGCTTCATCCCACTGAGGAAGGGCGACGTATTGGTGCACCTTAACGATAAGCTAAACACGGACCTTACTAAGTG GAAGCCTTTCATCTCTGCAGAAGCAAGGGAGCTCAAGGCTGTGGTGATGCGTGCACCTATGCCCTCTTTCAGAGTGCTCTACAATAAGCACACCTTGGGCCTGGAGGACCTGTCTACACTGGACCACCAAAACTGGCTTAATGACCAG GTCATGAATATGTATGGAGATTTAATCATGGAGTCCGCACAGCACAGG GTCCATTTCTTCAACAGCTTCTTCCACCGACAGCTTATGACGAAAGGATATGAAGGTGTGAGGAGGTGGACCAGGAAG GTGGACCTGTTCTCCAAGTCTCTGCTGCTGGTGCCCATCCACCTGGAGATCCACTGGTGCCTGGTGACGGCCGACACAACCACCAAGAGGATCCACCTGTATGACTCCCAGGGCTTTGATTTCAAGGAGGCAGCTGAG AATGTGTTGCGTTACATAATGACAGAAGCATTGGAGAAGAAGCAACCCTCGTTTCAAAGTGGCTGGAAGATTTATTTAAACGAG AGTATACCACAACAGACCAATGAAAACGACTGTGGCGTTTTTGTCTTAGAG TACTGCAGATGCCTTGCCTTGGGGAAACCATTGCATTTTTCACAAGGGGACATTCCGAGGTTTCGGAAGAGAATCTACAAAGAGCTCTGTGAGTGCAAGCTCCAGGACTGA
- the LOC105028929 gene encoding uncharacterized protein LOC105028929 isoform X3: MGSHPLENVTNPNGSLMSQKLSALQSNSRPEPMVSARLERKRKKLSNCKCKTTPSLISAAGLTGTTDGIHKTSVSQDFSDPGLSSVQPPHPAFTVHSNEKLLPVTQSHVPCSLPVAWRPNPSQTNTAPTRATKHKPGRRRSLRGLKLAVKGTSLLSMRRKSRLQRRHNVKYQLGRKWRTLSFHFWASIVRAKREMRTRKLLMSIVTVKNAKAANAGERKGSQKLPEICEREVVSLDIGCNKPSLVSAAESQAKGSSDQKACPPVGTSAQCGNPGTEGVDCGVTSERRGVAPETNQAPLDTKRPPPLPLRSPWASRGICWETTRSLIYEFLHCFYVKYGSFIPLRKGDVLVHLNDKLNTDLTKWKPFISAEARELKAVVMRAPMPSFRVLYNKHTLGLEDLSTLDHQNWLNDQVMNMYGDLIMESAQHRVHFFNSFFHRQLMTKGYEGVRRWTRKVDLFSKSLLLVPIHLEIHWCLVTADTTTKRIHLYDSQGFDFKEAAENVLRYIMTEALEKKQPSFQSGWKIYLNESIPQQTNENDCGVFVLEYCRCLALGKPLHFSQGDIPRFRKRIYKELCECKLQD, from the exons ATGGGGAGCCATCCCCTGGAGAATGTGACCAATCCAAACGGCTCACTCATGAGCCAAAAGCTCTCAGCTCTCCAATCAAACTCAAGACCAGAGCCGATGGTCTCGGCCCGCCTCGAGAGAAAACGTAAAAAACTCAGTAATTGCAAATGCAAAACGACGCCTTCTCTCATCTCCGCTGCGGGTCTCACTGGTACGACCGATGGAATCCACAAGACCTCTGTGTCTCAGGACTTTTCTGACCCGGGTCTGTCCTCTGTTCAGCCCCCTCATCCTGCATTCACCGTGCACAGCAATGAAAAGCTCCTCCCTGTCACACAGTCCCATGTCCCTTGCAGCCTGCCTGTGGCGTGGCGTCCCAACCCTTCCCAAACCAACACAGCCCCCACTAGAGCCACCAAGCACAAACCAGGCCGGCGAAGGAGCCTCCGCGGCCTAAAGCTCGCCGTCAAAGGAACCTCCCTTCTCTCCATGCGACGTAAAAGCCGGTTGCAGAGACGGCATAATGTCAAGTACCAGCTGGGGAGGAAGTGGCGGACACTCAGTTTTCACTTCTGGGCATCCATTGTCAGAGCTAAGAGAGAAATGAGAACCAGGAAGCTCCTGATGTCTATTGTGACAGTGAAGAATGCGAAAGCAGCGAACGCTGGGGAAAGAAAAGGAAGCCAGAAATTGCCAGAGATATGTGAGAGAGAAGTGGTCTCTTTGGACATTGGATGTAATAAACCAAGCCTTGTCAGCGCAGCGGAAAGCCAG GCGAAGGGGTCCTCCGACCAGAAAGCGTGTCCACCCGTGGGCACATCTGCCCAATGTGGCAACCCCGGCACGGAGGGCGTCGACTGTGGCGTAACCAGCGAACGGCGTGGCGTTGCCCCCGAAACAAACCAGGCCCCTTTGGATACAAAGCGACCGCCGCCGTTACCCCTTCGGAGCCCGTGGGCGTCCAGAGGCATCTGTTGGGAAACAACACGAAGCCTCATCTATG AGTTCCTTCACTGCTTTTACGTTAAGTATGGAAGCTTCATCCCACTGAGGAAGGGCGACGTATTGGTGCACCTTAACGATAAGCTAAACACGGACCTTACTAAGTG GAAGCCTTTCATCTCTGCAGAAGCAAGGGAGCTCAAGGCTGTGGTGATGCGTGCACCTATGCCCTCTTTCAGAGTGCTCTACAATAAGCACACCTTGGGCCTGGAGGACCTGTCTACACTGGACCACCAAAACTGGCTTAATGACCAG GTCATGAATATGTATGGAGATTTAATCATGGAGTCCGCACAGCACAGG GTCCATTTCTTCAACAGCTTCTTCCACCGACAGCTTATGACGAAAGGATATGAAGGTGTGAGGAGGTGGACCAGGAAG GTGGACCTGTTCTCCAAGTCTCTGCTGCTGGTGCCCATCCACCTGGAGATCCACTGGTGCCTGGTGACGGCCGACACAACCACCAAGAGGATCCACCTGTATGACTCCCAGGGCTTTGATTTCAAGGAGGCAGCTGAG AATGTGTTGCGTTACATAATGACAGAAGCATTGGAGAAGAAGCAACCCTCGTTTCAAAGTGGCTGGAAGATTTATTTAAACGAG AGTATACCACAACAGACCAATGAAAACGACTGTGGCGTTTTTGTCTTAGAG TACTGCAGATGCCTTGCCTTGGGGAAACCATTGCATTTTTCACAAGGGGACATTCCGAGGTTTCGGAAGAGAATCTACAAAGAGCTCTGTGAGTGCAAGCTCCAGGACTGA